One Streptomyces sp. NBC_00102 DNA segment encodes these proteins:
- a CDS encoding nucleoside deaminase produces the protein MELTSVRAAAWLNTAVAEAEAGLAEGGVPIGAALYGADGALLGRGHNRRVQDGDPSLHAETAAFRAAGRQRSYRGTTMVTTLSPCWYCSGLVRQFGISRVVIGEAETFQGGHEWLAEHGIEVMTLNDQRCAAMMRAFIAEKPALWNEDIGEE, from the coding sequence ATGGAATTGACTTCGGTGCGGGCCGCCGCCTGGCTGAACACCGCGGTAGCCGAGGCCGAGGCCGGCCTTGCGGAGGGAGGAGTCCCGATCGGTGCCGCGCTTTACGGGGCTGATGGGGCGCTGCTGGGGCGGGGGCACAACCGCCGTGTCCAGGACGGTGATCCGTCGCTGCACGCGGAGACCGCTGCCTTCCGTGCTGCCGGACGGCAGCGTTCGTACCGCGGCACGACCATGGTGACAACTCTCTCTCCCTGCTGGTACTGCAGTGGTCTGGTCCGTCAGTTCGGTATCTCACGGGTGGTCATCGGCGAGGCCGAGACCTTCCAAGGGGGCCACGAGTGGTTGGCCGAGCACGGCATCGAGGTGATGACGCTGAACGACCAGCGATGCGCGGCCATGATGAGGGCCTTCATCGCGGAGAAGCCCGCCCTGTGGAACGAGGACATCGGCGAGGAGTAG